GTAATATTGTTATTGGAGATAAAAGTACCGTTGACTTTAGCATTGTTAAATTGAATACCTGTAGCAGTAGATGAACTATTTACAATGATAGTATTATTATAAACTTTATCTTCAAAATCTACTATAATTCCAATAAATTTAGCATTAATATAGTTATTATATACTTCCCAATCTATAGTGTTTTGAATTGCATTAATACCATTAGAAACGTTGGTTATATTATTGCCATATACTTTATAATTTATAGCATTTTGAACTTGGAATGCTATATTACCATTAATAATATTATTATATCTAAATGTATTGTTAGAAGTACTAGTTGCACTTAATCCATTACCATAAACTAACCATCCAGAACCAGAACCATCAATAGTATTATATTCAATAATATTATTACTTATGGTTCCATTTTGAGGATTTCTATACCATGTTGCCATAGAATGTCCTAATATACGAGTAATGTAAAATACATAGGGAATACCATTAACTCCGGGAACTGTTCCTGCATTGATATAATTATGACTAATTAAATTATCACAACCTAAAAGATAAAATGGATGTGATCCAGAAATCAATGTATTATTATATATAGTGGAATGAAATACATCACCTAAACCTAAAGCATGTGAATTAGTTGCATTATTGCGTATATAATTATCTTTAATTGTAATATTAGAAACTTGAATTGCTAAAATTGGCCATAATGGCAAATTATCTGCACCAGTATAATTCTTAGCATCTGTATCTACAGTTATATTCAAACCATAAATAATACTATTATCTGCACCTTTGTATAATTTAATCATACAATTATGAAGAACATCAGCAGAAGAGTTAGAAGTAATGGTTAAAGATTTATTAATATTAAATACTTTACCTTCTAAGTTAGATAATTTTAAAATATCTCCATCTTTAATAGGGGCATCATCTCTGATTGTTCCAGCTATATCATCTTCACTTTCATTATCAGCAACGAAATAATTAGCATAATTATCATTATCAATTACCCAAGTTTGAGCAGTATTATCACGATCACCAGAAGCAAGCGCATCATTTTCAAAAGATTGCTCACTTGCAGCAATTGTTTGATCATTTAAAACATCATCGGAAGAACCTACATCGGAAATAGCAACATCACCATCATCAATAGCAGAGACTCCACCAATACTTATAAGCATTAACATAAATGCTAAACAATAAATCAATTTAGAATTTTTCATAATTAACTCCTGATTTAAATAATTATTTTCAATTATATTTTATTAAAATAAAATTTAAAAAATATAATTAAATAGGTTTATAAACAACTAAATACATAAATGTTTCTAATATTACAATCCAGTTAATTTAGGAAATTTTTATTTTTTAATTTTTAATTATATTATTTTATTTTCTTATTTTTCTTATTTAAATCTTTTATTTGATATTGTATTAGTTTATATGATTTATTTTTTATTTTTTACTTTGTTTTATGGGTTTTTGATTTTTTTTATTGATTTTTCATTTTTTGATTATTTTTTTTGTTTTAAATTCCTTTAATTTGCTTGTAATTGGACGTGTTTATTTTAATAGTTTTTATATTTGTTTAAATTATTTTATGTTTAATTTTAAGTATTATTAATAGTTAATATTAAATATTAGTAAATTATATTTTTATTATATTATAGTTATTTATGATTTTATGATTGGATTTTTTTGATTGGGGGGGGGTTGTTTTTGATGATTAAATATTTCAGGGAATATTTTGTGATGAAACTTGGGAAATATAATTAGGATAAATATGAAAAATCGAAAATATATAAAATATGATGATGGAAAAGTGCATTTTGTTCGTATTCGAAAAACTACTTTAGGAAGTATGATTAAGTATTCTTTTCTATGATTGTGGTTGAACAACTGTTGTAGAGGCTATAAATTTTTATTAGAAGTGATAAGAAGGATAAAAATATGACTTTAACTAAATCCGATATTTCTCAAAGAAGAAAATTGCTTAATCATATTTGCTATGTTAGATATGAATGAAGACTTTATTGATGGAATTTACAATGATACAGATAGATCCAGTCTTTATAAAGGATATTCAATACTGGCAGGTGATACTAGCATCTGCGATGCACCATAATAATTGGATACACTGAAAAACAACTAAAAGAATTAAATAATCCTCATCTCAATATATTAAAAAAGGAATTAATCAGATTTATCATGTATAGCAGATACACAAACAGATTTCATATTAACATCCACAATAAACAATAGCAGGATGGGACATGAAATTTTTTAATTTTTCATAGAATTTTTTATTTTAAAAATTTTTTGCAATAATTTTATTTTTCAGTTGTTTCTATTGTTTATTTTGTTGTATATTCTTTTTTTAAGTTGTGTCCTATTGTGTATAGTTTAAACTCTGTATTTACTTTTTTTAAGCCTGTTGTTGTGAATTCTGTTAGGTGCATGTTTTGTTTCATGTTTGCAAATGGTAGTTTCTGCTGTTTTTTTGAGCGTATTTTTGTAGATTTTTTTGGGCTTCTGTGGTTTTCTATTTTTCTTTGCATTTTTATTTTTTTTTGGGAAATGTTTTCCATAGTCGCTGATTATTCTGTATCGTTGTGTTTTTACTGCAATATTCTTGTACTGGGCAGTTTTTGCATTCTTGGATCCAATGTGTGATTCTTGTTTTGTTTTTGTATTGGTATTCGCTTTTTTTTCTATAGTGGTTGACCAATTGGGGAGGGGGAAGATATAGGTCATCATTTTCGTGATCATAGTTGATAATTAATCTTTGGAAAAATGGTTTTTTTTTCGGACAATTATTATACTATTTTTTTTTCTTTTCTTGACAGGATGGGACATGACTCTCATTAATTTTTAAAATTTTTTTTTCGCTTATTTTTTTCCTTTAATTTTATATACTATGAAGTACAATCTTTTATTATAAATATTAATATTTATGGTTGTTTTATTTATGGTTTTAAAAGATGATACTATTAATCAGACTATGTTGGTGCCTATGGACTTGAGTAATTTGATTCCTGAAGGTCATCCGTGTTATTTTATTAAAAGTCTGGTTGATCAAATTGATTGTTCCGAAGCTAACAAGGAGTTTCGTGATAAGCCTGGTGAACCTGCTTATCCTCGTGAAATATTGCTTAGGATTGATTTTAATGAGTGTTTTTGATGGTGAATTGTCTTCTCCTAATTGAGAGAAGAACAAGAACTGAATATTGCTTATATGTACTTTAGCAGGCATGCAAAAGCCAGTTTATAGGGACAATTTTATAAGATTCAAATTGGATTATACCTGATTTAATTGATGAAGCTTTTAAAACAACTTTTAAAGATTTGCAGGGTGTTCGCCAAAAGTAATTTTTTTGATGCAAATTTTTCTTTGTTTTTGAATTAAAGTAGTTTTAATCAGTTTCAAAAATTAATTTTAGATTTTTGGCGGACACCCTGCAAAAGAAAAAAAATCCGCCATTTAGAGTTTTAGATGGAACTAAAGTAAAAACATCTTTAAAAAATAATAACCAATGAACAACAATTAAAAATAATCATGGAAAGAACACTTGGAAGAAAAGTATTATAAATTGGATCAAGAAGAAGATTTGGAATTGGGCGATGAATCTGGAAAAATTAGTGTTCCTGAATCATATTAACAAACAAAGAAAAATTCCAAAAAAAAGACAGTAAGAGAAAATCAATAAAAAAAATCCTTTGAAAAAATGATGGAGACCAAAGATAAATTGAGAGCTTTAAGTAAAAAAAACCTCTTAAAACAATCCAGAAGAAAAATCCTGAAAAAAAAATTTACAAAAAAGCTTGAAAACACTCGAAGAAAAGCTTAAAGAATCCTGGAAAAAATGATGTAATTAAGTATAAATGACCCAGATTCAAATCTTAAAATAAACTCCAATTGAAACCGGAGTTTTTAGTTAGTTCCTGTGTATTAACGAACTTGAAATATTTCTTTTAATTGTTTTTAAAAATAGCTAAAAATAATCAGGATAGTCTAAAATTTAAAATTGTGGATTTAAAAAAATAAAATGGGAGAATATTTAATTCTCCTTGTTTAAATTGAAATAATTAATGCAAGAATTAATGGCATAATTAAGGTTATATAAGCCACTAAAATCACTACATCAATGTCGTTTAAATTTTTAGGAATATTATCTTCAATATTCATAATTCTAATTTCTCATAAGTAGTATAAAATATTTTTTATTTTTCTTAAAGTTCAATTGAAATATTTAAAAAGTATATATAAATTCAAATACAAATATTAAAAAAGACATTATTAATTGAGGAAGTGAAAAAATGATAATTAAAGCACCTTCAAGAATACATATGTCCCTTATTGATATGAATGGGTCATATAGAAGAGTCGATGGTGGTATTGGGCTTGCTTTACAAGAGCCGCAATTCATCTTAGAAATTCAAAAAACAGAAAGCGGTGTAACACTTGAATTTTCAGATGAGGTTACAGATGAAGAAGCAATCGAAGAATGTAGAATAAAAATCCCTGAAGCGGCTAAAGCGGCTATGGATTATTTCAATATCGATTCTGGATTCCATTTTATCGTACATCAAACATATCCTCCACATTCTGGTTTTGGAAGTGGAACCCAAATTTCTATTTCAGCTGCTCATTTGATTACTGAAACTATGGGTATTGAAGTAGAAAGTCGTGAATTAAGCAGTATTGTTGGAAGAGGAGGAACCTCTGGTATTGGTACTTATACTCATGATTTAGGAGGATTTATTCTAGATGGTGGGCACAGTAAAGAAGAAAAACCATTGTTTTTACCATCTGGTGCATCTGAAGCAAAACCAGCAACTTTAATTGCAAGATATGACTTTCCTGAAGAATGGAACATTTTAATAGCTATTCCTGAAATTGAAAAACATATGGAAGGGGATGATGAAGTAGATGTTTTCCAAACTTATTGCCCTCTTCCAAAAGAGGAAGTAGAACAAGTATCTCACTTAATTTTAATGAATCTTGTTCCATTTATGATCGAAAAAGATATTAAAAACTTTGGTTGGTCTATAAGTCAACTTCAAAATGTAGGTTTTAATAAATTGGAACATTCTCTTGATGATAGTTACTTGCCTACAATGAAAGCTATTGAAGATGCCGGCGCATACGGTGTAGGAATTAGCTCATTTGGTCCGGTTTTATATACTATTTTTGATGAATCAAATGAATTCATTGTAGAAAAGACCAGAGAAATCATCGGGGATAATGGTACTGTATTTGTCACTAAAGCTCAAAATCATGGATTTGTTATTGAAAAATAACATTTCTAAACTTTTTTTATTTTAAGGAGAACCGTTTATGGATTGTTATGCTTATTATACTGATGGTGCTGCAACAATGAAGAATAAAAATGGCAAATATCTTCGTGAAGCTGGTGGTTGGGCATTTATTTTACTAAAAAATGGTAAAGAAGTATCAAGACAATCTGGGGGTTGTCCATTAACTACTAACAATGAAATGGAATTATATGCAATTTATGCTTCAATGAGAGATTTTTTAGATAATTCTAATTATGGTGATTTGGTCGAAATTTATTCTGATTCTTCATATTGTATAGATATTTTTACAAAATGGGCTGTAAACTGGCAGAAAAAGGGTTGGACGAAATCTGATAATAAACCTATTAAAAATTTAGAGATTATTAAAGAAATTTGGGATTTAATGGCAGATATTGGTTCTAATTTGACTTTTAAAAAAGTAAAAGGTCATTCTAATAATAAATTAAATAATATGGTCGATAAACTTGCTGTTGGAGCTAAAAAAATAGCGAAAAATACAGGAAAAACAATTGGTTATAATCAAAAACCAGATAAATTACTTGGAAATAAACAAAATTAATCTATAAAATTGGAATCAAGAGATATGTTAAATTCCATTTTTTTAGATTTATATATGTCTTAATGAGCTTATATTTCAAATCCTCTAATATCGCAACAATCTTTTTGAGGGCATATACGAAGAATGGATGAAAAGCGTAATATCTCTAATAAAGGATATTCGACAAAATAAACTATTATGGAAGTACAAAACTTTAAAACAAAGAATCTACTCAATGATGCACTATAATAATATTTACAAAACAATCCAAGTATTTTAAATGAAGTCTAAAGGGGTTTGTTTTTCAATATTTTTTAAAAGAATAAGGAATTTTAAAAAAAGAAGAGGTATGAAGCTTATAATTTATAAACTTCTTGAGCCGGTACGATTTTAATGTTATTTTCCGTTAAAATGGAAATTAATTTATCAATATTATCAGCATGTAATAATAAAATGGCCTTATTGGATTTATCATGTGAAAATGCATAAAGGTATTCTAAATCAATTGAATTTTCTTTAATAATTTCCAGGATGCTAGCTAAACCTCCTGGTGCATCATTCATTTCAACTCCAATGATTTCAGTTATTTTAACTAAAAAGTTATTTTCTTCAAGAGCTTGTTTACCTTTTTCTGGATTGTCAACAACAAGTCTTAAAATTCCAAATTCAGAAGTATCTGCCATGCACATTGCTCTAATATTAACATTTGCAACAGTTAACACTTCTAAAGGTTTTGATAAACTTCCCATTTTATTTTGTAAAAATATTGATAATTGTTTGATTTTCATATTATCACCTAATGCAAGTTTCTTTTATCAATTACTCTTTTTGCTTTACCTTCAAATCTTGGTAAGGTTTTTGGTTCTACTAATGTTATTTTCATTCTGATTCCTGTTTCATTTTCTATCGATTTAGCGATTTTTGTTTGAATTGCCATCATTTCTTTAACACCATCAAAGAAAATATCTTTTGATGCTTCTACTTTAACTTCGATTTCATCTAAGGTTTCAGGTCTTGTAACTATAATCATATAATGAGGCTCTGCATCACCAACTTTAAGCAATGCTTTTTCAATTTGTGATGGGAAAATAGCTACTCCTTTAACTTTAATCATATCGTCAGATCTGCCGGTAATTCTATTTATTCTTCCATGTGTTCTTCCACATCCACATTTTTCATAAGTAATTTTAGTTAAATCTTTAGTTCTAAATCTAATAACAGGCATTCCTTCACGTTCAAGATTAGTTAAAACTAATTCTCCAGGTTGATTTTCTCCTAAAACTTTTTCAGTGTTGGGATCAATAATTTCTGGATAGTAAATATCTTCCGCAACATGTAAACCTTCTTGTTGACTGCATTCTACTCCAACGCCAGGTCCCATGAGTTCAGTTAAACCATAGATGTTGTATGCTTTTGCACCGAAGAGTTCTTCTACTCTTTGCCTTATCTCTTCAGTCCATCCTTCAGCTCCAAATCCAATAGCTTTAATGCCTAGTTCTTTTGGGTCAATTCCATCTTCAAGGGCAACTTCAGCAAGGTGGATTCCATAGGATGGTGTAAAAATTAAACCTGTTGTTCCAAAATCGCTCATAATTTCATTTTGTCTGCGAGTTTGTCCTGTTGAAATTGGAATAATTGCTGCTCCGACCTTGTGTGAACCGTAGTGAACTCCAAAACCTCCGGTAAACATTCCATATCCGTGAGTATTTTGTAAAATATCATTTTCACCAATGCCCATCATGGTAAGTCCGCGAGCAATGGTTTCAGCCCAGGTATCTAAATCTTTTTCTGTGTAGCCTGAAACTACAGGTTTGCCGGTTGTACCTGAAGAGGAATGTAGTTCTTTAATTTCACTCATGTCTACTGCAAAAAGTCCAAATGGATAACTTTCCCTTAAATCATCTTTTGTTATAAATGGTATTTTTTCAATATCTTTTAAAGTTTGAATATCTTCAGGATAAACTTCTGCTTCACTGTATTTCTTGTTATAGTATGGTATTTTTTCAAATGCTCTTTTTACAGTCGCTTTAAGTTTTTTTAATTGTAATTCTTCAAGATCCTGTCTTGACATAGTTTCGATTTCTTCATTCCAAAACATTGTTTGCCTCATTTAATTTTTAATATAATAATCTATTTTGTTTTTCTAACATTAAAACTTTCAGTTATCCTTAACGTTAATACATTTTTTCATTTTGTTAATTTGGTTTTTCGTGTTGTTTTTTCAAAAACTTTTAATAATGTTATATTTAATATAATATTGATGATATGTTCTTGACATATCGCAGTTTGATAAAATTTTATATATTTTATTGATTAATATTAAATTGTAATTAATTAATTTTAATTTATTATGGAGAATTTACTATGGATATGATGAGTGTTTTATGGCAGGTTGGAATCTTTGCGTCTGTTTTAGTTTTTGGAATTAAGATAGGACTCGCTTCAGGATTGGCTAATTTGCCTAAAAAATTATTTACCGTAATTTGCATTGCTTATGGTGGAGGTGTTGTGCTTATTTCTGCTATTGCTTCACTTTACTCTGAACAGTTAGTTCAAGCAATCTACAGTTATAATACAATATTTTACATTATGATGGCATCAATAATGATTATTGCAGGATTATTCACAATAAGAGAGTGGAAAATACATGATAAAAATACTTCAACTGCAACTTCTTTAGCTATTATTGCTCCTTGTCCTTGTTGTTTTGGTTCAATTATTGCAAGTGTTTTAATTGTTGCACCAACAATTGGGGTTAGTTCTCTTAATTTAAGTTGGTATGCTGCTGGAGCACTTGTTGCTGTGATGATTGTAACTTATTTTGCATCAAATACTATTGTTAAAGTTATTAACAGGCCTTATCCTATTGTTTTAGGTAATTTCATGTTATTGCTTGGTGCATATTTCTTACTTTCAGCAATTGTTATACCAAATATTGCGGGAGCATTATCAAAAACAACAAGTCCAATTACAATGAGTTCTCCTCAAGACTTACTCATGATAGTCATAGCATTTGCTATTTTACTATTTTGCGGTATGGTTTTAACTAAAAGAGGTAAAAGTATTTTAGAATAGGTGAAAAATATGGCTTTAAATATACCGGGTGGAGAGTTTTTAACAGGTTCTCTTGATGTGATATCCCAGAGTTTGACAATACCAGTTTTGATTATTTTAATTGTTATTGTTATCATTTCCATTATTACATTAGGTGGGGCTATTGCAGAATATACATCAAGACGTAAAGTTCCAATTGGAACCATAAGAGATTTAATATATGATATTAATGCTACAGATTCTATTGAATCATTAAAAAATGTAATTTCAAATGCTAAAATTCCTAAATCACAAAAAAAAGTTTTACTTGAAATAGCTTCTTCAAGTGAACTTGGTGATACTTCCAGAGAAGCTTTAGCACGTAAATTATTCGAG
This window of the Methanobrevibacter sp. V74 genome carries:
- a CDS encoding transposase, whose translation is MENISQKKIKMQRKIENHRSPKKSTKIRSKKQQKLPFANMKQNMHLTEFTTTGLKKVNTEFKLYTIGHNLKKEYTTK
- a CDS encoding beta-ribofuranosylaminobenzene 5'-phosphate synthase, which gives rise to MIIKAPSRIHMSLIDMNGSYRRVDGGIGLALQEPQFILEIQKTESGVTLEFSDEVTDEEAIEECRIKIPEAAKAAMDYFNIDSGFHFIVHQTYPPHSGFGSGTQISISAAHLITETMGIEVESRELSSIVGRGGTSGIGTYTHDLGGFILDGGHSKEEKPLFLPSGASEAKPATLIARYDFPEEWNILIAIPEIEKHMEGDDEVDVFQTYCPLPKEEVEQVSHLILMNLVPFMIEKDIKNFGWSISQLQNVGFNKLEHSLDDSYLPTMKAIEDAGAYGVGISSFGPVLYTIFDESNEFIVEKTREIIGDNGTVFVTKAQNHGFVIEK
- a CDS encoding ribonuclease H; translated protein: MDCYAYYTDGAATMKNKNGKYLREAGGWAFILLKNGKEVSRQSGGCPLTTNNEMELYAIYASMRDFLDNSNYGDLVEIYSDSSYCIDIFTKWAVNWQKKGWTKSDNKPIKNLEIIKEIWDLMADIGSNLTFKKVKGHSNNKLNNMVDKLAVGAKKIAKNTGKTIGYNQKPDKLLGNKQN
- a CDS encoding acetolactate synthase, with translation MKIKQLSIFLQNKMGSLSKPLEVLTVANVNIRAMCMADTSEFGILRLVVDNPEKGKQALEENNFLVKITEIIGVEMNDAPGGLASILEIIKENSIDLEYLYAFSHDKSNKAILLLHADNIDKLISILTENNIKIVPAQEVYKL
- a CDS encoding phenylacetate--CoA ligase produces the protein MFWNEEIETMSRQDLEELQLKKLKATVKRAFEKIPYYNKKYSEAEVYPEDIQTLKDIEKIPFITKDDLRESYPFGLFAVDMSEIKELHSSSGTTGKPVVSGYTEKDLDTWAETIARGLTMMGIGENDILQNTHGYGMFTGGFGVHYGSHKVGAAIIPISTGQTRRQNEIMSDFGTTGLIFTPSYGIHLAEVALEDGIDPKELGIKAIGFGAEGWTEEIRQRVEELFGAKAYNIYGLTELMGPGVGVECSQQEGLHVAEDIYYPEIIDPNTEKVLGENQPGELVLTNLEREGMPVIRFRTKDLTKITYEKCGCGRTHGRINRITGRSDDMIKVKGVAIFPSQIEKALLKVGDAEPHYMIIVTRPETLDEIEVKVEASKDIFFDGVKEMMAIQTKIAKSIENETGIRMKITLVEPKTLPRFEGKAKRVIDKRNLH
- a CDS encoding DUF2162 domain-containing protein; the protein is MDMMSVLWQVGIFASVLVFGIKIGLASGLANLPKKLFTVICIAYGGGVVLISAIASLYSEQLVQAIYSYNTIFYIMMASIMIIAGLFTIREWKIHDKNTSTATSLAIIAPCPCCFGSIIASVLIVAPTIGVSSLNLSWYAAGALVAVMIVTYFASNTIVKVINRPYPIVLGNFMLLLGAYFLLSAIVIPNIAGALSKTTSPITMSSPQDLLMIVIAFAILLFCGMVLTKRGKSILE
- a CDS encoding MotA/TolQ/ExbB proton channel family protein, with amino-acid sequence MALNIPGGEFLTGSLDVISQSLTIPVLIILIVIVIISIITLGGAIAEYTSRRKVPIGTIRDLIYDINATDSIESLKNVISNAKIPKSQKKVLLEIASSSELGDTSREALARKLFEFEEEKTMNTLQNTDIITRIGPTLGLMGTLIPMGPGLAALGAGDINTLASSLTVAFNTTIVGIGSGALCYVIGKIRSGWYDRYLSDLDALIDTVLDKMNE